One bacterium DNA segment encodes these proteins:
- a CDS encoding FeoA family protein — translation MKGQYLPLNMVSPGRKVKLVAVRGGQGIRRRLNDMGLSIGAEFRIIHSHFFGPCIIAVDNTRLILGRGMSHKILVEDTS, via the coding sequence GTATTTACCTTTGAATATGGTCTCACCTGGCAGAAAAGTGAAACTAGTTGCAGTAAGAGGTGGTCAGGGTATAAGAAGAAGGCTTAATGATATGGGGTTAAGTATAGGGGCGGAATTTAGAATTATACACTCCCACTTTTTCGGGCCATGTATTATTGCTGTAGATAATACAAGATTGATTCTTGGCCGTGGAATGTCTCATAAGATATTGGTAGAAGATACATCTTAA